A DNA window from Paenibacillus andongensis contains the following coding sequences:
- a CDS encoding chemotaxis protein CheB yields MRPLEAVVMGVSAGGLKALSRLLSYLPSDYSLPIIIVQHILESSDGYLAEYLNTQVAIHVKEAVDKETIRSQYVYLAPPGYHLLIEDDRSFSLSIDPKVNYSRPSIDVLFDSAAFAFQEGCIGVVLTGANRDGSAGLKTIKESGGLTIVQDPETAEYPVMPQAAIDTVKVDYILSLEDIGKFLRQFHDLERIHHSKN; encoded by the coding sequence ATGCGCCCATTGGAAGCTGTTGTTATGGGGGTATCGGCAGGCGGGTTAAAGGCACTCTCGCGTCTGTTATCTTATCTCCCGTCGGACTACAGCCTACCGATTATCATCGTACAGCATATCTTAGAGAGCAGCGACGGCTATTTAGCTGAATATTTAAATACGCAAGTTGCTATACACGTCAAAGAAGCGGTAGATAAAGAGACCATTCGATCTCAATACGTTTATCTCGCTCCACCTGGTTATCATTTGCTTATTGAAGATGATCGCTCGTTCAGCCTATCCATTGATCCTAAAGTTAATTATTCGCGGCCTTCGATTGACGTTTTGTTTGATAGTGCTGCGTTTGCCTTTCAAGAGGGGTGTATAGGCGTTGTATTAACAGGTGCAAACCGAGATGGCAGCGCTGGGCTCAAGACGATCAAGGAGAGTGGCGGCCTAACGATTGTGCAGGACCCTGAAACAGCGGAGTACCCTGTCATGCCGCAAGCAGCTATTGACACTGTAAAGGTTGATTATATTTTGTCCTTAGAAGACATAGGAAAGTTTCTGAGACAATTCCATGATCTCGAACGAATCCATCATTCTAAGAATTAG